The DNA segment AACGGTGAACCGGGACGGACGCAGCGAGTCGGCGGTACCGACGCGTCGTCGGTGAGCGGTTCGCGTCGACTCACGGCTGCGAGTCGGGGCACGACTGACCGCGACGCGGACGTCGTGGCGGCTCCACCCCGGAGGGTCTCAGGGTCGCGGATCGAAGTACGCGGCCAGTTCGCCGCCGAACTCGTCGCAGAGGGCGGTGACGTCGTCGCCGACCAATAACTCGTAGGTGTCTTCGAGCGCCGTCTCGACGTGGGCGCCTAGTCGAATCTCGAAGACGGCGTCACTGTCGAGGAAGGCCGCGGCGGATCGAAACGCGCGTTCACGTTCGACGACGTAGCGGTTGCCGTCGACGAACGGGCCGTACACCGCCGGGTCGTCGGCGTACGCGTCGAAGAAGTCTGTGGCGTGCTCGCGGACGGCGACCGGCGGACCCTCGTGGTGCTCGACGGCGGGCCGTTCCGCGACGGCGAGTTCGGCCCAGAGGACGGCAGAGTCGTCGGCCCAGGCGTCGCTCCGACAGACGTCGAAGCCACGCCGGTTCAGCGCGTCGACGAGCCCCGCTCGCGAGCGTTCGAGCTGGGGGTAGAGCTGGTCGTCGACGAGGTCGGGCGCGTCGAGCCGGATCGCGACCGGCGTGGTGGCGCGGTCTGCCAGGACGGCTTCGAGGTCCGCCGGCGCGAGCGGCGCCGGCTCGTCGGACTCGAACTGATCGAGTCCAGGATCGGCGAGGAGCGCACGGGCGTAGTGCTGAAACCGGGCGACGTTCTCGGCCGAGCAGACCGCCGCGACGTTGCGCCCGGGATCCGTCGGATCGATGACGATCAGCGGATCGTCGAAGGGGCGTTCGGCATCTCCGGCATCCGACTCCCGAGACGACGCCGTCTCCCCGTGATCCTCGGGGTCCAGGCGGACCGGCGGGTGCCAGTCGGCCGCCGCCTCGATCAGGGGGCGAAAGCCGCCGTACTCGAGGACGAGCAGTTCCGTCAGATAGCCGCTGAACCCGCGCGTCCGGAGGTCGCTCCCGTAGACGCCGATCGCCTTCAGAAACGCCTTCGCGAGTCGAACCGAACCCGCGAGGTCCTCGTCGAGGCGCTCCTGAAGGTACGTCGTGTGGAACGGCGTCCGATCGACGGCCGACCGGATGTCGGTCGCGTCGTCGAGGCGGTAACAGGGGACGACGTCGACCGCGAAACCGTCCCGCTCGCCGGTGACGTAGGGGTGCTCGGCGTACTCCTCGTGACCCCCGGGCAGCGTCTCGTGACCGACCGCGAGGCCGTCCCGTTCGAGCGTCTCGCGGTCGACAGCCGGCGGGAAGCGCACGAAGACGTCGACGTCGCGATCGCCGCTGATCCAGGTGTCCCGCGCCGTCGAGCCGACCAGCATGACGTCCGCGTCCGGGTGTCGCTCGGTCACCGCCGCCTCGGCCCGCTCCAGCAGGTCCGCGGCGACGGCCTGCATCGCGGCCCGTTCGTCCGCATCGGGTTCGACGCGGGCCAGGACCGTCGACAGCACGTCCGCGAGCCGGTCGTCACCGTCGATACTCATCGACTGTGACTTCGCGCGCCCGCCGGGAAAGCGTATCGAAGCGCCCCGACCACCTGTGCGTGCGAGTGATTCGCAGGCCGGCAAAGCGAAAGCCCTATGAAACGCTCTCGTCTACTCGAAATCGAGCCGAAGTAGCTCAGATGGTAGAGCACCTCGCTGTTACGGCGATACAGGGTCTCTGATCGCCGCAGATACGAGGTTGTCCCAGGTTCGAGTCCTGGCTTCGGCGCTGTTTTTCGAACACCACTCGCGAGGAGCGATAGCTCCGAGCGAACGCTGTGAGAAATAACAGCGACACCAACAGGCTCGAACATGCGAGTCGCAGCGAACGAGCGAGCGCAGCGAGTGAGTTCGACCGTCTCGCACCTGTTCGAGTCCTGGCTTCGGCGTCCGCTTCTCACTGTTTTCTCGCGAGGAGCGAAAGCTCCGAGCGAAGGGCGATGGGTTCGGTCCCCGGTCTTATTTCGGGTTCGGGCCCCGATACGCGGATATGAGCGACTCCGACAGACGATCGACGGGTGATCACGGCCACGACGTCATCGACCCACTGTCCGTCGCGATCGTGACGGTCTCGAGTTCGCGAGCGGCGCACGTCGATGATTCGCCCGACGATCCCGGCGGTGACAGGATCGAGGCGTGTTTCGAGGCCGCCGGTCACGAGGTTCGCGATCGAGTGCTGGTTCGCGACGACTACGCCGCGATCCGCTCGGCGGTCCGCGGGCTGGTGAACCGCCGCGAGATCGACGTGGTGGTGACGACCGGCGGGACGGGCGTGAGCGCGGACGACGTCACGCCGGAGGCCGTCTCGTCGCTGTTCGAGCGCGAGTTACCCGGATTCGGCGAACTGTTCCGCATGCGTTCGTGGGAGGAGGTGGGAACGCGCGCGATGGCCTCCAGGGCGACGGCCGGGCTCGCTGTGGATACGCCCGTCTTCTGCCTCCCTGGGAGTACGAACGCCTGCGAGACGGCCTGCGAGGAACTGATCGTCCCCGAAGCACCCCATCTGGCTGGCGTGGCGACCACGCATCGGACGGAGTGAGCGGAGACGACGCTGGACGCCTACGAGGGGTGACGGGGTTGACCCAGACAGAAACTGTTACTACCGTGGCGGAATTCACTCGACACGAGGGCCCTTAGCTCAGTCTGGTACGAGCGCTCGGCTCATAACGAAGCCGGTGTATCCGGACTCGTGGGATACCGAGTGGTCGTTGGTTCGAATCCGACAGGGCCCATGCGGAAACTACTCGATTTGTGACCGTCCCCGGAAAGGCGGTTTCCGGGAAGCTTACCCACATAACGCCCCGTTTTCCTGATTCGAAAATCGCCGGTTCGAAAGTGGAGCCCAGGTGGCGACCACCCGCGGGTCGCCGCCGTCTTGCGATTTCTATAGCCGTAAATTGGTGGTTAGTATGAGCTCGAAAGATATCGATATCGGGCTCGAGACGCTCCGAAAGCGCGCTTCGAGTAATCCGAAGCCCGTGAAGGAGCGGGAGTTTTGCTGCTCGGAGTGCGGCGCGCGCTGTACGCGACTTCTCGATGGTCAATCGGAGGCCGGTCACGCGCGCACCTGCTCTCGTCGACTCGAACGCACGGGTTCGTACCGGGTTCGTCCGACGAACCCGGACAAGGTGGAGGTACCACGATGACGGGGTTCGTCCTCGCGTCGTCGCTCTACGACGTCGAGACACGGACGTCGGTCCCACATCCCGCGTCCGAAGAGTCCCCTGAAGATCGTGACCAGGTCGATGGACCAGGAGGTGACCTGGCATGAGTCGCGTCGTCGAACGGAAGTGTCCCCGTTGCGATGAACCCGTCTCCGCAACCCGGCCACTCTGCCCCGAGTGCTCTCGCGAGCTCAACCGCGTTCGAGGTGAGTTGCTGTGAGCGTCGCCGACAACGCCGACTGGGGCCGAACGGTCGAGACGGCCGCGTGCGAACGCTGGCCGCTCGAACACGTCGCGGGCGACGACAGAGAGCCCGACTGGTTCGACGCGCGTTTCGTCGCCCCGCTCGAAACCGAGTTGGCGTCGGGGCCGATCATCGAGGCTGGAACGCCGGTCGAGGTGAAGTCCTGCCGGACGCGCTACCGCGGGCGATACGGCCGCTGGTGGATTCGACGCGAGAGTCACGAACGGCTCCTCGAGGCGGGCGGTGAGTACGTCCTGGCGATCTACGATACCGGGGGCATCAAGCGGATGTCGCTACTGAGCGCGGAGACGGTCGACTGTCTCATTTCCTCGTGGTGGGAGACGGGCGACGGTGGGAGGGACGCCGACGAGTACCGCCAGGTACCGTGGACCGCCGTCTTCGAGGACCTCGTCGGGCCTGGAGGTGAGCTTTGTGTCGAGTGACGGCGCCGGTCACGTTCGTGTCGAGATCCACAAATTCGGCCGTCTTGACGAAGTGATCGAGATTCCGCCCGAAAAGATCGGTCTTTACGGCCTCCTCCGTCACGTCCTGGCCGATGCTCGCGTCCCGAAGTCGATGCCGGCCCGCCTCGCACTCACCTGTGACGATCTCGTCGGGGTCCAAGAACTGGTCGGGTCGCCGGATCGAGGACTGATCGACACCGACGGCTGCGCGTACGGGCTCGGATATGCGCTGGAAGCCAAGCGAGCGATCCAGGCCTACCGCGATCGACCGCCCGTCACGCTCGTTGCCGTGGGGTGTTCGAAACGCAAGTATCCTTCGGACGACCCGATCCCAGCAGCGGACCGGTATCAGGGTGGCTACTGGACCAACAAGCGCGAGTACTACGAGACGATCGGCGACGACGGACGGATCATCTCGGCCAAACACGGGGTACTGAAGCCGTCGGATCCGATCGGGTACTACGAGACGCACATCGAAGATCTCGACGACGTCCCAGTCGATCACAACGGGCGGCTTCCGTCCGGCGACGATGTGACGACGCTCGTAGATCTGTGGGCGCTGGACGTCCACACCTCTCTCGCGACGTGGATCGACGACGTGGCCGGCGGTGTCGATCCGCATGACGTCGAGCTGCAGGTACTGCTCGGGAAACAGTATCACGAGCGGCTACGCGATCGCGACGTATTCGACGGTCTTCGGACACGAGGCGACCTGACGGTCTCGTTCCCGTTTCGCGACGCGATCGATTACAGCGACGGGGGCGGCATCGGGAAGCAGCGAGGCTGGATGGCGAGCGAGATCGAGGCCGCGAGTGCGCCCGTCGCTACGGACGGAGGTGATCAATGTGCCGAGTGAGGCGATCGAACGGCCGGAGCCAGTCACGAAGCTCGTCTCGAACGGCGGTCGCGATCCTGATGGGTCAGCGCGGATGATTGGTCGATGGACGTTCCAGTACACGCCTGCTCGTCGTCTCGTCGAGAAGAACCTGACCGGACGGGTTCTGAACGCCTGCGCC comes from the Halovivax cerinus genome and includes:
- the cca gene encoding CCA tRNA nucleotidyltransferase — protein: MSIDGDDRLADVLSTVLARVEPDADERAAMQAVAADLLERAEAAVTERHPDADVMLVGSTARDTWISGDRDVDVFVRFPPAVDRETLERDGLAVGHETLPGGHEEYAEHPYVTGERDGFAVDVVPCYRLDDATDIRSAVDRTPFHTTYLQERLDEDLAGSVRLAKAFLKAIGVYGSDLRTRGFSGYLTELLVLEYGGFRPLIEAAADWHPPVRLDPEDHGETASSRESDAGDAERPFDDPLIVIDPTDPGRNVAAVCSAENVARFQHYARALLADPGLDQFESDEPAPLAPADLEAVLADRATTPVAIRLDAPDLVDDQLYPQLERSRAGLVDALNRRGFDVCRSDAWADDSAVLWAELAVAERPAVEHHEGPPVAVREHATDFFDAYADDPAVYGPFVDGNRYVVERERAFRSAAAFLDSDAVFEIRLGAHVETALEDTYELLVGDDVTALCDEFGGELAAYFDPRP
- a CDS encoding MogA/MoaB family molybdenum cofactor biosynthesis protein, with product MSDSDRRSTGDHGHDVIDPLSVAIVTVSSSRAAHVDDSPDDPGGDRIEACFEAAGHEVRDRVLVRDDYAAIRSAVRGLVNRREIDVVVTTGGTGVSADDVTPEAVSSLFERELPGFGELFRMRSWEEVGTRAMASRATAGLAVDTPVFCLPGSTNACETACEELIVPEAPHLAGVATTHRTE
- a CDS encoding DUF6884 domain-containing protein, coding for MSSDGAGHVRVEIHKFGRLDEVIEIPPEKIGLYGLLRHVLADARVPKSMPARLALTCDDLVGVQELVGSPDRGLIDTDGCAYGLGYALEAKRAIQAYRDRPPVTLVAVGCSKRKYPSDDPIPAADRYQGGYWTNKREYYETIGDDGRIISAKHGVLKPSDPIGYYETHIEDLDDVPVDHNGRLPSGDDVTTLVDLWALDVHTSLATWIDDVAGGVDPHDVELQVLLGKQYHERLRDRDVFDGLRTRGDLTVSFPFRDAIDYSDGGGIGKQRGWMASEIEAASAPVATDGGDQCAE